The Mucilaginibacter mallensis genome has a segment encoding these proteins:
- a CDS encoding hydrogen peroxide-inducible genes activator: MTIVQFEYIVAVDTYRSFVTAAEKCFVTQPTLSMQVQKLENTLGVKIFDRSKQPVSPTEIGIEIIAQARTLLAESEKIKEIITDRQKELSGELKVAIIPTVSPYILPKILHGFVEKYPQVKLIVWEQTTESIIQQLKNGTIDCGILSTPLHESNLKEIPVFYENFVAYVSKNSKLSKKKNICPEDIDMEEIWVLNEGHCMREQVLNICQRRKSTKGFQHFEYNTGSVETLKRMVDQNNGATILPELALADLSDRQLDKVRYFRSPEPAREVSIVVQNNFLKKRMIDALKNEILELVPKRMRSKKKKEVIDI; the protein is encoded by the coding sequence ATGACGATAGTTCAGTTCGAATACATTGTAGCGGTTGACACCTACCGCAGTTTTGTTACCGCCGCCGAAAAATGTTTTGTTACCCAGCCTACACTCAGCATGCAGGTTCAGAAGCTGGAAAATACGCTGGGTGTTAAGATTTTCGACCGTAGTAAACAACCCGTTAGCCCTACCGAAATAGGTATAGAGATCATAGCCCAGGCTCGCACCCTGCTTGCCGAAAGCGAAAAAATAAAGGAAATTATCACCGACAGGCAAAAAGAATTATCAGGGGAATTAAAGGTAGCTATTATTCCAACAGTTTCACCCTATATACTGCCAAAAATATTGCATGGCTTTGTTGAGAAATATCCGCAGGTAAAGCTCATTGTATGGGAGCAGACTACCGAAAGCATCATTCAGCAATTAAAAAATGGCACCATTGATTGCGGCATACTTTCAACCCCATTACATGAAAGTAATTTAAAGGAGATCCCTGTTTTTTACGAGAACTTTGTGGCTTATGTATCTAAAAACAGCAAGCTTTCCAAAAAGAAGAATATCTGCCCCGAAGATATTGATATGGAAGAGATATGGGTGTTAAACGAAGGCCATTGCATGCGTGAGCAGGTTTTAAATATTTGCCAGCGCCGCAAATCAACCAAAGGCTTTCAGCATTTTGAGTATAATACCGGCAGCGTTGAAACCCTGAAACGCATGGTGGATCAGAATAATGGCGCCACCATCCTGCCTGAGCTGGCATTGGCCGATCTCAGCGACCGCCAGTTAGATAAAGTGCGCTATTTCAGATCACCTGAACCGGCCCGTGAGGTGAGCATTGTTGTGCAGAATAACTTTCTGAAAAAACGCATGATAGATGCCCTTAAAAATGAGATCCTGGAGCTTGTTCCTAAGCGAATGCGCAGCAAAAAGAAAAAAGAAGTGATTGATATTTAA
- a CDS encoding TonB-dependent receptor, with the protein MAGHVFADDNDAGKGTISGYVFTENSKPVENVSVSLKGTSFGSVTNEEGKFHFKAPAGNYTLVVSHVGVKAQETAVIIKASQVTIVPNIILSISTSALQQVTVNANKTNKFSTKKSDDVAKMPLKNLENPQVYTTITKSLITDQLAFSEDDALKNAPGLQQMWNATGRGGDGGSYYNSRGFILQGQLRNGLAGNITNTVDAVNIESIEVLKGPSATLFGSALTSYGGLINRVTKKPYDTVGGEVSYSAGNYHFNRVSADINTPLDGQKNLLLRVNTAFNYQGSFLTNGYNRNFVFDPSLLYKVNSRLTIQLDAEISTGSNTANTIYFFPYGVSIASIGVSNANQLNANYKNSYNNGDLSQRSRNDNFYGEVKYKISDEWTSQTNFSATNSFSDGFGSYYYLLSKDSISRNDQSTRNSKDQFIEVQQNFNGDFKIGKLRNRFVGGLDYIRNNSNQFFFGSSFDKVSLQQPTASYDNFNKASMDAVYAAGAPGFTYPIIFNSNTYSGYISDVLNITDRLIASAAIRFDHFNNEGNYSPTTQLKTGAYNQNAFSPKFGLVYQLVKNQVSLFSNYQNGFTNEQGTDYAGKPFKPEQANQIEGGVKFDVFAGKLSSTLSYYSINVKDIIRPYDALHSIQNGTQQSQGFEAEIIANPFTGFNVITGFAYNDSKYKNTTADVDGLRPGTAASPYSANFWLSYRLPQGVLKGLGLGFGGNYASDNKVVNSRTLGTFTLPEYTVFNASAFYDFTKFRVAVKMNNIGDEKYWIGYSTFNPQQLRSVAASVTYKF; encoded by the coding sequence GTGGCGGGACATGTATTTGCCGATGATAATGACGCGGGAAAAGGCACTATTTCAGGTTATGTGTTCACAGAAAATAGCAAGCCCGTTGAAAATGTATCTGTTAGTTTAAAAGGCACAAGCTTTGGCTCGGTAACTAATGAAGAGGGAAAATTCCACTTTAAAGCCCCTGCAGGCAATTATACTTTAGTAGTTAGTCACGTTGGCGTCAAAGCGCAGGAAACAGCGGTTATCATAAAGGCTTCACAAGTCACTATTGTCCCTAATATCATACTTAGTATTTCTACCAGCGCCTTGCAGCAGGTAACGGTGAATGCCAACAAAACCAACAAGTTCAGTACAAAGAAAAGTGATGACGTGGCAAAAATGCCATTAAAAAATCTGGAAAATCCGCAGGTTTATACAACCATTACTAAAAGCCTGATAACCGATCAGCTTGCTTTTAGTGAAGATGACGCGCTTAAAAATGCACCAGGCTTGCAACAAATGTGGAATGCAACAGGCCGTGGTGGTGATGGCGGCAGCTATTATAATTCGCGTGGTTTTATTTTACAGGGCCAGTTAAGAAATGGCCTGGCAGGTAATATAACCAATACAGTTGATGCCGTTAATATTGAAAGTATTGAAGTACTGAAAGGCCCTTCGGCTACCTTGTTTGGCAGTGCATTAACTTCATATGGGGGGTTAATAAACCGCGTTACCAAAAAGCCTTATGATACAGTTGGCGGCGAAGTATCTTACAGCGCCGGTAACTATCATTTTAACCGTGTAAGCGCGGATATAAATACGCCCTTAGATGGGCAAAAGAATTTGCTTTTACGTGTAAATACAGCCTTTAATTACCAGGGTTCCTTCCTGACTAATGGATACAACAGAAATTTCGTATTCGATCCAAGCTTATTATATAAAGTGAACAGCCGATTAACTATTCAGCTGGATGCGGAAATCTCAACAGGGTCAAATACTGCCAATACCATATACTTTTTCCCATATGGCGTTAGTATTGCCAGTATAGGTGTAAGTAATGCCAATCAACTAAATGCTAATTACAAAAATTCATATAATAATGGGGATCTGAGTCAGCGATCAAGAAACGATAATTTTTACGGCGAGGTTAAGTACAAAATATCAGATGAATGGACATCGCAAACCAATTTCTCCGCAACAAATAGCTTTTCTGATGGCTTTGGCTCATACTATTATTTATTGTCGAAGGATTCAATATCCCGTAACGACCAGTCAACCCGTAACAGCAAAGACCAGTTTATAGAGGTACAGCAGAATTTTAATGGCGATTTTAAAATCGGTAAACTCAGGAACCGTTTTGTAGGCGGCTTGGATTACATCAGGAACAACTCAAACCAATTTTTTTTCGGGAGCTCATTTGATAAGGTATCATTACAGCAACCAACCGCAAGCTATGATAATTTCAACAAAGCCAGTATGGATGCTGTTTATGCTGCCGGAGCCCCTGGTTTTACCTACCCGATTATATTCAACTCAAACACCTATAGCGGCTATATATCAGATGTGTTGAATATTACCGATCGCTTAATTGCTTCAGCGGCTATCCGTTTTGATCATTTTAACAATGAAGGTAATTATAGCCCGACAACACAATTAAAAACAGGAGCATATAACCAAAACGCTTTTTCTCCAAAATTTGGCCTGGTGTACCAGTTGGTGAAGAATCAGGTATCATTGTTTTCTAATTATCAAAATGGTTTCACTAATGAGCAGGGAACGGATTATGCGGGTAAGCCTTTTAAACCGGAGCAAGCAAACCAAATTGAAGGCGGTGTTAAATTTGATGTGTTTGCCGGCAAGCTAAGCAGTACATTAAGCTATTACAGCATCAACGTAAAAGATATCATCCGCCCGTATGACGCGCTTCATTCCATACAGAACGGAACACAGCAAAGCCAGGGCTTTGAGGCCGAAATTATTGCCAATCCGTTTACCGGGTTTAATGTAATTACCGGGTTTGCCTATAATGATTCAAAATACAAAAACACTACTGCCGATGTGGATGGCCTGCGCCCTGGTACTGCGGCATCGCCATACTCTGCAAACTTTTGGCTGAGCTATCGTTTACCACAAGGGGTGCTTAAAGGCTTAGGCCTGGGCTTCGGCGGCAACTACGCGAGTGATAACAAAGTAGTGAACAGCAGAACGCTGGGTACTTTTACATTACCTGAATATACTGTTTTCAATGCCTCAGCATTTTATGATTTTACCAAATTCAGGGTGGCAGTAAAGATGAACAACATTGGCGATGAAAAATATTGGATAGGCTACTCTACCTTTAATCCGCAGCAATTACGCAGTGTTGCCGCAAGTGTTACCTACAAGTTTTAA
- a CDS encoding PepSY-associated TM helix domain-containing protein: MTFKKVILFIHRWLGFISGLVVLIVSITGCIFCFQDEIQDALCPYRTVTVQNRPYADPSVLKSTALKKYPRATASYIYYYGKDRPAAVLVAWPKDEFTFVYLNPYTAQITHTEVASKNFFTIVEFIHLYLLLPPKAGALVVGISVIIFVVLMITGIVLWWPKRKSDRKRSFSIKWNGRWRRVNYDLHNVLGFYATSIAIILALTGLSMTFDWVRDGIYKTANLGKTYAAEKVLPKSDSLNKAMFIAKPVIDRALIVAEQKSPKAEMFLIYDDATAAGTVGVNAYAKSLHYGNADDYYFDKYTAKLLKDLPETKKSVGMKLNDLNYDIHVGQALGLPGKIIAFLASLICGSLPVTGFIIWLGKRKKTKTKQVRTVVHRKLHKQLASH, from the coding sequence ATGACTTTCAAAAAAGTTATACTTTTCATACATCGCTGGCTCGGGTTTATATCCGGGCTGGTGGTGTTAATAGTGAGTATAACCGGCTGTATCTTTTGTTTTCAGGATGAGATACAGGATGCGCTTTGCCCTTATCGTACAGTAACTGTACAAAACAGGCCTTATGCCGATCCCTCAGTATTAAAAAGCACAGCTTTAAAAAAATACCCGCGCGCTACCGCCAGTTACATCTATTATTATGGTAAGGATCGCCCTGCCGCGGTACTGGTAGCCTGGCCCAAGGATGAGTTTACCTTTGTTTACTTAAACCCTTATACCGCGCAAATAACCCATACCGAAGTTGCCAGCAAAAACTTTTTTACCATAGTTGAATTCATCCACCTGTATTTATTACTGCCGCCAAAGGCAGGTGCGCTGGTGGTGGGTATATCGGTCATTATTTTTGTTGTGCTGATGATAACGGGGATCGTTTTATGGTGGCCCAAACGAAAATCAGACCGTAAGCGCAGTTTCAGCATTAAATGGAACGGCCGCTGGCGCAGGGTAAATTATGATCTGCATAATGTGCTGGGCTTTTATGCAACCAGTATAGCGATTATATTAGCCTTAACGGGCTTATCCATGACTTTCGACTGGGTGCGTGATGGTATATATAAAACGGCTAACCTGGGTAAGACTTATGCGGCCGAAAAAGTTCTCCCTAAATCAGATTCATTAAACAAGGCAATGTTCATAGCAAAGCCTGTTATCGACAGGGCTTTAATAGTTGCAGAGCAAAAATCGCCAAAGGCAGAGATGTTTTTAATTTATGATGATGCCACAGCAGCGGGTACCGTTGGGGTAAACGCTTATGCCAAGAGCCTGCATTATGGTAATGCCGATGATTATTATTTTGATAAGTACACGGCAAAGCTGCTGAAAGATCTACCTGAAACTAAAAAAAGCGTAGGCATGAAGCTGAACGATCTCAACTATGATATACACGTAGGGCAGGCATTGGGATTGCCGGGCAAGATTATCGCTTTTTTAGCGAGCCTGATATGCGGTAGTTTACCTGTTACCGGCTTTATAATATGGCTGGGCAAGCGGAAGAAAACCAAAACTAAACAGGTGCGGACCGTTGTACACCGTAAACTGCATAAGCAATTGGCAAGCCACTAA
- a CDS encoding PIG-L family deacetylase, which produces MKRIKLISILLLFTSSVFAQTAPPADIATIEQGLKKLNVLGSVLYIAAHPDDENTRLLAYLAQEKHYRTGYLSLTRGDGGQNLIGNEQGELLGLIRTQELLAARRVDGAEQFFSRANDFGFSKGPGETLKIWDKEKVLSDVVWVIRKFRPDVIICRFPTTGEGGHGHHTASAILAQEAFAAAADPSRFPEQLKYVKVWQAKRLLWNTFSFGSINTTAADQFKINVGVYNPILGKGYGEMAAESRSNHKTQGFGSAKQRGDTYEYFKNILGDAPKTDLMDGVNTTWSRVEGGSAIGSEVEKIHKDFDVDHPEKSVSGLVNLLDKIEKVPDTYWKTQKTKELDELIAACAGLWCEAYSAEQTYAVGDQMNVLSQVINRYGLNISLKGLTLLQRPDNINSDPNSFIEPIANYNLPVTTKDKTIPANELQSYNNDCIASKISQPYWLEAAHDAGTYKLNYEGNAGNPENPDAPTIRFDFSIDGRSIVLDRNLMYKYVNPAKGEIYQPVEIAPAVTANVAGKDYIFSAKQSQNIEIDLKSFTKASGSISIKPIPGWTVSPDKIDFTNKNKGDEWAAVFTVTPTNSTPNTSVFETIVTANGKSSSLGIRRISYEHVPNITLFPPSQAKLIYLDLKTAGKKIGYIEGAGDLVPEALRQVGYEVHMLTESEIMNSDLSVYDAIITGVRAYNVNNRLAVEQPKLMDYVNNGGNLVVQYNNNNGILVNQIGPYPFRPVNQRVTDETAKVTVLDPQNPVLNYPNKINDADFDGWIQERGLYFVSDIDPKYQTPLQMNDPNEQPNKGSLIVTNYGKGRFVYTSLAFFRELPAGVPGAYRLFVNLLSNPKK; this is translated from the coding sequence CCGCCCCACCTGCCGACATTGCAACCATTGAGCAAGGCCTAAAAAAGCTGAACGTTTTAGGCAGTGTACTATATATAGCAGCCCATCCTGATGATGAAAATACTCGCCTGCTGGCTTACCTGGCACAGGAAAAACATTACCGAACGGGCTACCTGTCATTAACCCGCGGCGATGGCGGGCAAAACCTGATAGGTAATGAACAGGGTGAACTTTTAGGCTTGATACGCACACAGGAACTTTTAGCCGCACGCCGTGTGGATGGCGCCGAACAGTTTTTTAGCCGCGCAAACGATTTTGGCTTTAGCAAAGGCCCCGGCGAAACGTTAAAAATATGGGATAAAGAAAAAGTACTAAGCGATGTAGTTTGGGTTATCCGCAAGTTCAGGCCCGATGTGATTATCTGCCGTTTCCCAACAACGGGCGAAGGCGGGCACGGGCACCATACCGCATCAGCAATATTAGCGCAGGAAGCGTTTGCAGCAGCTGCCGATCCAAGCCGTTTCCCGGAGCAATTAAAATATGTAAAAGTTTGGCAGGCTAAACGCTTGCTTTGGAACACTTTTAGCTTTGGCAGCATAAATACTACCGCTGCGGATCAATTTAAAATAAACGTTGGGGTTTACAACCCCATACTAGGCAAAGGCTATGGAGAAATGGCTGCCGAAAGCCGCTCCAATCATAAAACACAGGGCTTTGGCTCAGCCAAGCAACGTGGTGATACTTACGAATATTTCAAAAACATTTTAGGCGATGCCCCTAAAACTGACCTGATGGATGGCGTTAATACCACATGGAGCAGGGTTGAGGGTGGAAGCGCCATTGGATCGGAAGTTGAAAAGATCCATAAAGATTTTGATGTGGACCATCCTGAAAAATCAGTTAGCGGATTGGTGAACTTGTTGGATAAGATTGAAAAAGTGCCCGATACCTACTGGAAAACACAAAAGACAAAGGAGCTGGATGAGTTGATTGCCGCTTGCGCGGGCTTATGGTGCGAAGCTTACAGTGCCGAACAAACCTATGCCGTTGGCGATCAGATGAACGTTCTTTCGCAGGTGATAAACCGTTATGGCTTAAATATATCCTTAAAAGGGCTCACCTTATTGCAACGCCCTGATAATATAAACTCTGACCCGAACTCTTTTATTGAACCCATAGCAAATTACAATTTGCCCGTTACTACAAAAGACAAAACTATCCCGGCAAATGAGCTACAGTCATATAATAATGACTGTATTGCAAGCAAGATATCACAACCTTACTGGCTGGAAGCAGCACATGATGCAGGTACTTATAAGCTCAATTACGAAGGCAATGCCGGTAATCCTGAAAATCCCGATGCGCCAACCATACGATTTGATTTTTCAATCGATGGGCGCTCCATTGTTTTAGATAGGAACTTGATGTACAAATATGTAAATCCTGCCAAAGGGGAAATTTATCAGCCGGTAGAAATTGCCCCGGCGGTAACCGCTAATGTTGCAGGTAAGGATTATATATTCAGTGCAAAACAAAGCCAGAATATAGAGATAGACTTAAAAAGCTTTACTAAGGCCAGTGGCAGCATCAGCATAAAACCTATACCGGGTTGGACCGTGAGTCCTGACAAAATAGATTTCACCAATAAAAATAAAGGCGATGAATGGGCGGCAGTGTTTACTGTTACGCCAACAAATAGCACACCTAACACCAGTGTTTTTGAAACGATAGTAACGGCCAATGGTAAGTCCTCTTCCCTGGGTATAAGGCGTATCAGTTACGAACACGTGCCGAATATTACCTTATTCCCGCCATCCCAGGCTAAATTAATATACCTCGACCTGAAAACCGCAGGTAAAAAGATCGGCTATATTGAAGGCGCAGGTGACCTGGTACCCGAGGCTTTGCGACAGGTAGGTTATGAGGTGCATATGCTTACCGAAAGCGAGATCATGAACAGCGACCTTTCGGTTTATGATGCCATTATCACCGGTGTACGTGCTTACAATGTGAACAACCGATTGGCCGTTGAGCAGCCTAAATTGATGGATTACGTAAACAATGGCGGCAATTTGGTAGTACAGTATAATAATAACAACGGCATATTGGTTAACCAGATCGGTCCATATCCTTTCCGCCCGGTAAACCAGCGGGTAACTGATGAAACGGCTAAGGTTACGGTGCTTGACCCGCAAAACCCGGTATTAAATTATCCCAACAAGATAAACGATGCCGATTTTGATGGCTGGATACAGGAACGCGGCCTATACTTTGTAAGCGACATCGACCCTAAATATCAAACCCCACTGCAAATGAACGACCCTAATGAGCAACCGAACAAAGGTTCGCTGATCGTAACCAATTATGGTAAAGGGCGGTTTGTATATACATCGCTGGCATTCTTCAGGGAATTGCCTGCCGGGGTGCCCGGAGCATACCGTTTATTTGTTAATTTACTCAGCAATCCAAAAAAATAA